The uncultured Ilyobacter sp. genome has a segment encoding these proteins:
- the atpE gene encoding ATP synthase F0 subunit C, which produces MDMLLAKTVVLAASAVGAGTAMVAGIGPGIGQGYAAGKAVESVARQPEAKGDIISTMVLGQAVAESTGIYSLVIALILLYANPFVGLLG; this is translated from the coding sequence ATGGATATGTTATTAGCTAAAACTGTAGTATTGGCAGCATCTGCTGTAGGGGCTGGAACAGCAATGGTCGCAGGTATAGGACCAGGTATAGGACAAGGATATGCAGCAGGTAAAGCGGTGGAATCTGTAGCTAGACAACCTGAAGCAAAAGGAGACATCATCTCTACAATGGTACTGGGACAAGCGGTAGCGGAATCTACAGGTATCTACTCACTAGTTATTGCTCTGATCCTACTTTATGCTAACCCATTTGTCGGACTATTAGGATAA
- a CDS encoding ATP synthase subunit I, with protein sequence MNQEIKKVLKNAAITSIIVLIYGILVRSSVIYIGMFGGCIISWIGFYSICLEAEAAVRNNNPFRATVTGYLKRYLIYGIYLGVLIKFWGIPTFLGGAIGLLNIKFNISLMAILTAIKKIQSRLKKLK encoded by the coding sequence ATGAATCAAGAGATAAAAAAAGTTTTAAAAAATGCTGCTATTACATCGATAATTGTACTTATTTATGGAATTTTGGTAAGAAGCTCTGTTATATATATAGGGATGTTTGGAGGATGTATAATTTCCTGGATAGGATTTTACAGTATCTGTCTAGAGGCGGAAGCCGCCGTGAGAAATAACAATCCATTCAGAGCAACAGTGACAGGGTATTTAAAAAGATACTTAATATACGGCATCTATTTGGGAGTACTAATAAAATTTTGGGGTATTCCTACTTTTTTAGGCGGGGCTATAGGGTTGCTTAACATAAAGTTTAACATTTCACTTATGGCTATTTTAACCGCTATAAAAAAAATACAGAGCAGGTTAAAAAAATTAAAATAA
- a CDS encoding Gx transporter family protein — protein MVSKNKREGYLIALVLIALYFSLLENLVPKPFPWMKIGLANLATIIALEKFDKKMAFEVVGLRIIIQGLMLGTLFTPGFFVSLTAGTASTGVMVFLYNFRKNLSLMAISSFSAVVHNITQLFVVYFLMFRNIDVYTKSILSFVLLFLALGWASGMVTGYLGERLNLRRRIRN, from the coding sequence ATAGTGTCGAAAAATAAAAGAGAGGGCTATCTGATTGCATTGGTTTTGATAGCCCTTTATTTTTCTCTTCTTGAGAATCTAGTGCCGAAACCATTTCCTTGGATGAAGATAGGATTAGCAAATCTAGCTACAATTATAGCGCTCGAAAAGTTTGATAAAAAGATGGCCTTTGAAGTGGTAGGACTCAGGATAATAATACAAGGCCTGATGCTCGGAACCCTTTTTACTCCTGGTTTTTTTGTAAGTCTGACAGCAGGAACTGCAAGCACCGGAGTAATGGTATTTTTATATAATTTCAGAAAAAATCTTAGTTTAATGGCAATAAGTTCTTTTTCAGCTGTGGTGCATAATATAACACAGCTTTTTGTAGTTTACTTTTTAATGTTTAGAAATATAGATGTTTATACTAAATCCATACTTAGTTTTGTACTGCTTTTTCTAGCTCTTGGATGGGCTTCCGGTATGGTAACGGGATATCTGGGGGAGAGATTAAATTTGAGAAGGAGGATAAGAAATTGA
- the atpF gene encoding F0F1 ATP synthase subunit B, with product MATQNMPVVSIDINMFWQIINFLILMFFFKKYFQKPISKMLDARKEKIANDLKQAETDRKMAAKANEETQGILRAAKAEANEILLRAEKKADERKETILKEANAQREKTIKSAELEVEKMKKQARKELQSEVTDLAVGLAEKMINEKLDSKLGENLLNDFIEEVGEDR from the coding sequence TTGGCAACACAAAATATGCCTGTAGTGTCTATTGACATTAATATGTTTTGGCAGATCATAAACTTTTTGATTTTGATGTTTTTCTTTAAAAAATATTTTCAAAAGCCGATTTCCAAGATGCTGGATGCTAGGAAAGAAAAGATAGCTAACGATTTGAAACAGGCTGAAACAGATAGAAAAATGGCAGCTAAGGCCAATGAGGAAACCCAAGGTATCTTAAGAGCCGCTAAAGCAGAAGCTAATGAAATTCTTTTGAGGGCCGAAAAGAAAGCTGACGAAAGAAAAGAAACTATTTTAAAAGAAGCCAATGCTCAGAGAGAAAAGACTATAAAGTCTGCTGAGTTAGAAGTAGAAAAAATGAAAAAACAGGCTAGAAAAGAACTTCAATCAGAAGTTACAGATCTAGCAGTTGGTCTTGCTGAAAAGATGATCAATGAAAAACTTGATTCTAAATTGGGAGAAAACCTACTCAATGACTTTATTGAAGAGGTAGGCGAAGACAGATGA
- the purB gene encoding adenylosuccinate lyase, producing MGNNVYSNPLVERYGSKEMLENFSPDKKFSTWRKLWIALAEAQKDLGLNITEEQLEEMRENVDNIDYELAKAKEREFRHDVMAHVHTFGTAAPKAMPIIHLGATSAFVGDNTDLIQIKDGLEILKAKMVNVIDSMAKFSLEYKDLPTLGFTHFQPAQLTTVGKRTTLWLQSLILDFEELEFREETLRFRGVKGTTGTQASYLELFNGEFEKVKKLDEIVAEKMGFNKSFLVTGQTYDRKVDSEILNLLSNIAQSAHKFTNDLRLLQHLKEIEEPFEKSQIGSSAMAYKRNPMRSERISSLAKFVVAMQQSTAMTAATQWFERTLDDSANKRLSIPQAFIAIDSILLIWQNIMDGLVVYPKMIEKRIMSELPFMATEYIIMEGVKNGGDRQELHERIRVHSMEAAKNVKLEGKENDLIERILKDDYFNIDKERLLEILDPKNFVGFSAEQTLEFIEKDVNPIIKKYEAMIGIEAELRV from the coding sequence TTGGGAAATAATGTTTATTCAAATCCATTGGTTGAAAGGTACGGATCGAAAGAGATGCTGGAGAATTTTTCTCCTGACAAAAAGTTTTCCACATGGAGAAAACTTTGGATAGCACTGGCAGAAGCTCAAAAAGACTTGGGGCTTAATATCACTGAGGAACAGCTAGAAGAGATGAGAGAAAATGTAGACAACATCGATTACGAACTTGCAAAGGCAAAAGAGCGTGAGTTTAGACATGATGTAATGGCTCATGTGCATACATTTGGTACGGCAGCTCCTAAGGCTATGCCTATAATTCATTTGGGGGCTACAAGTGCCTTTGTAGGAGACAATACTGATCTAATCCAAATAAAGGACGGACTTGAAATTCTAAAGGCAAAGATGGTGAATGTAATTGACTCCATGGCTAAATTCTCTCTTGAGTACAAGGATCTTCCCACACTTGGCTTTACACATTTTCAGCCTGCTCAGCTTACTACAGTTGGTAAGAGAACTACTTTGTGGCTTCAGAGCCTGATACTTGACTTTGAAGAACTTGAATTTAGAGAAGAAACTCTAAGATTCAGAGGTGTAAAAGGTACAACTGGAACTCAGGCAAGCTACCTAGAGCTATTTAACGGGGAATTTGAAAAGGTTAAGAAATTAGATGAAATAGTAGCTGAAAAAATGGGATTCAATAAAAGTTTCTTGGTAACTGGTCAGACATACGACAGAAAAGTTGACTCAGAGATACTCAACCTACTTTCAAATATAGCTCAGTCGGCACATAAATTCACCAATGACCTAAGACTATTACAGCATCTAAAAGAGATAGAAGAACCATTTGAAAAAAGTCAAATAGGGTCTTCTGCAATGGCCTATAAAAGGAATCCAATGAGAAGTGAAAGAATTTCATCTCTTGCTAAATTTGTAGTTGCAATGCAACAGAGTACTGCTATGACCGCTGCGACACAGTGGTTCGAGAGAACTCTAGACGATTCAGCAAACAAAAGACTTTCTATACCTCAGGCTTTTATTGCAATAGATTCAATACTCCTCATCTGGCAGAATATAATGGATGGTCTTGTGGTATATCCTAAGATGATAGAGAAGCGTATCATGTCAGAACTTCCGTTTATGGCAACTGAATATATTATAATGGAAGGTGTGAAAAATGGAGGAGACAGACAGGAGCTTCATGAAAGAATAAGAGTTCATTCTATGGAAGCTGCAAAGAATGTGAAACTAGAGGGAAAAGAGAATGACCTCATAGAAAGAATTTTAAAAGATGATTATTTCAATATAGACAAAGAGAGACTCTTAGAAATTTTAGATCCTAAAAATTTCGTTGGATTTTCTGCAGAGCAAACTTTAGAGTTTATTGAAAAAGATGTAAATCCTATCATAAAAAAATACGAGGCTATGATCGGAATCGAAGCGGAGTTAAGAGTATAG
- the atpB gene encoding F0F1 ATP synthase subunit A, whose protein sequence is MKMLGFVQFETPPLVEGPKIMFYVPLPQSMHDFHFALKIAEGSYGFPVTITIISTWCVMLFLILIFRWASQNLEIMPGKKQAFFETVYAFFDALIEQILGSWKKKYFTYISTLFLFILISNIVSFFPIPGFTYEDGLLKIAPALRTPTADLNTTVGLALITTYSFMAASFRVSGFFGFFKGLFEPMPLMFPINLAGEFAKPTNISIRLFGNMFAGMVILGLLYKAAPALIPAPMHLYFDLFSGIVQSFVFIMLTMVYIQGSIGDAEYVD, encoded by the coding sequence ATGAAGATGCTTGGATTTGTTCAGTTTGAAACTCCACCATTGGTAGAAGGGCCAAAGATAATGTTTTATGTGCCACTTCCACAATCAATGCATGATTTTCATTTTGCTTTAAAAATAGCAGAAGGCAGCTATGGGTTTCCAGTAACGATAACAATAATCAGTACATGGTGTGTTATGTTATTTCTCATATTGATTTTTAGATGGGCTTCACAAAATCTAGAGATTATGCCGGGAAAGAAGCAGGCATTCTTTGAAACTGTCTATGCATTCTTTGATGCATTGATAGAACAAATATTAGGTAGTTGGAAGAAAAAATATTTTACTTACATATCTACTTTATTTTTATTCATACTAATTTCAAATATTGTTTCATTTTTTCCAATTCCGGGATTTACCTATGAAGATGGGCTTTTAAAAATTGCACCTGCACTAAGAACACCAACAGCAGATCTTAACACGACAGTAGGTTTGGCGTTAATAACGACCTATAGTTTTATGGCTGCTTCATTTAGAGTATCAGGATTTTTTGGATTTTTTAAAGGTTTGTTTGAACCTATGCCGCTTATGTTTCCCATTAACCTGGCTGGGGAATTTGCAAAGCCAACAAATATTTCAATCAGACTTTTTGGAAATATGTTTGCAGGGATGGTAATACTGGGCTTACTTTATAAAGCAGCTCCAGCTTTAATACCGGCACCTATGCATCTATATTTCGACTTATTTAGTGGTATAGTACAAAGTTTTGTATTTATAATGTTGACAATGGTATATATTCAAGGTTCCATTGGAGATGCGGAGTATGTTGATTAA
- the atpD gene encoding F0F1 ATP synthase subunit beta, with translation MENKGILTQIIGPVVDVSFNSELPKIYNSLRIDRGNGEILIAEVQQHLGNSVVRAICMDGSDGLQRGMEVVDTGAPITVPVGKAVLGRILNVLGEPIDQAGEVNAEEFSSIHREAPAFEDQGTEVEIFETGIKVIDLLAPYVKGGKIGLFGGAGVGKTVLIMELINNIAKGHGGLSVFAGVGERTREGRDLFDEMTESGVLSKTSLVYGQMNEPPGARLRVALTGLTMAENFRDKEGQDVLLFIDNIFRFTQAGSEVSALLGRMPSAVGYQPTLATDMGALQERITSTKTGSITSVQAVYVPADDLTDPAPATTFTHLDATTVLSRRIASLGIYPAVDPLDSTSTALQPGITGHEHYTTAREVQSVLQRYKELQDIIAILGMDELSDEDKITVNRARKIERFFSQPFHVAEQFTGMEGKYVTVKETIRGFKEILEGKHDDLPEQAFLYVGTIDEAIAKARELMKGDA, from the coding sequence GTGGAGAATAAGGGAATTCTTACCCAAATAATTGGTCCGGTTGTAGACGTATCATTCAATAGCGAATTGCCTAAGATTTACAATTCACTTAGAATAGATCGTGGAAACGGAGAAATCCTAATAGCTGAAGTACAGCAACACTTAGGTAACAGTGTTGTAAGGGCTATTTGTATGGATGGATCTGATGGGCTGCAAAGAGGAATGGAAGTAGTAGATACCGGTGCTCCAATCACAGTACCGGTAGGTAAAGCAGTACTCGGAAGAATACTAAATGTATTGGGAGAGCCTATAGATCAAGCAGGAGAAGTAAATGCAGAAGAGTTTTCATCTATTCACAGGGAGGCTCCTGCATTTGAAGATCAGGGAACTGAAGTAGAGATATTCGAAACAGGAATCAAGGTAATCGATCTCCTGGCTCCATATGTAAAAGGTGGGAAAATCGGTCTGTTTGGTGGAGCAGGAGTTGGTAAGACAGTTCTTATAATGGAGCTTATCAACAACATCGCCAAGGGACACGGTGGTTTATCAGTATTTGCAGGTGTAGGAGAAAGAACAAGAGAAGGTAGAGACCTTTTTGATGAGATGACTGAATCTGGAGTACTAAGCAAAACTTCTCTTGTCTACGGACAGATGAATGAGCCGCCTGGAGCAAGACTAAGAGTGGCACTTACTGGTCTTACAATGGCTGAGAACTTTAGAGACAAAGAGGGGCAGGACGTTCTTCTGTTCATAGATAATATCTTTAGATTTACTCAGGCAGGATCAGAAGTTTCGGCACTTCTAGGAAGAATGCCCTCAGCGGTTGGATACCAGCCGACGCTAGCAACAGACATGGGTGCTCTTCAAGAGAGGATAACATCTACTAAAACTGGATCGATCACGTCAGTACAAGCTGTATACGTACCAGCAGATGACCTTACTGACCCGGCTCCAGCTACTACATTTACGCATCTAGATGCAACGACAGTACTGTCTAGAAGAATCGCATCACTTGGAATCTATCCGGCAGTCGACCCTCTAGACTCTACATCAACAGCTCTTCAGCCTGGAATCACAGGTCATGAGCATTATACAACAGCAAGAGAAGTACAGTCTGTACTTCAAAGATATAAAGAATTGCAGGATATCATCGCTATACTAGGTATGGACGAGTTATCTGACGAAGATAAAATAACGGTAAACAGAGCAAGAAAAATCGAAAGATTCTTCTCGCAGCCATTCCACGTAGCGGAGCAGTTTACAGGAATGGAAGGTAAATACGTAACTGTAAAGGAAACAATAAGAGGTTTTAAAGAGATACTAGAAGGTAAGCATGATGACCTTCCTGAACAAGCTTTCCTTTATGTAGGGACAATTGATGAGGCTATAGCAAAAGCGAGGGAATTAATGAAGGGAGATGCATAA
- a CDS encoding class I SAM-dependent methyltransferase produces MYREFAKVYDKFMEFADYDGWHNFVSYVIKGNNTGGKTLLELGCGTGEVLKRFLGEYECTGVDISEDMLLVAREKLNDLGEDVPLLCQDMKELNLDKKYDIIISLFDTVNHLVSIRDLEKLFEKIKIHLNTNGIYMFDVVDRNFMDEMFPEGFFIDQREEMTVIWEHYQEEDLDYIDTTFFVEEKDGLYKKYIEKHSKKIFTHREIQKAAEKSELHVENIYEESSLAGERFFYVIKK; encoded by the coding sequence ATGTATCGGGAGTTTGCAAAGGTTTACGACAAGTTTATGGAGTTTGCCGATTATGATGGATGGCACAACTTTGTATCCTATGTTATAAAGGGAAATAATACCGGTGGAAAAACCTTGCTAGAGCTGGGATGTGGGACTGGCGAAGTATTAAAAAGATTTTTAGGAGAATATGAGTGTACCGGAGTTGACATTTCTGAGGATATGCTTTTGGTGGCTAGAGAAAAACTGAACGACTTAGGTGAGGATGTTCCGTTACTGTGTCAAGATATGAAGGAGCTCAATCTGGATAAAAAGTACGACATAATAATATCTTTGTTTGACACAGTGAATCATCTTGTTAGTATAAGGGATTTGGAAAAACTTTTTGAAAAAATAAAGATTCATTTGAATACCAACGGTATCTATATGTTTGACGTTGTAGACAGAAACTTCATGGATGAGATGTTTCCAGAGGGATTTTTTATCGATCAACGTGAAGAGATGACAGTAATTTGGGAACACTATCAAGAGGAGGATCTAGATTATATAGATACGACTTTTTTTGTAGAAGAGAAAGATGGATTGTATAAAAAATATATTGAAAAACACAGTAAAAAAATATTTACCCATAGAGAGATACAAAAAGCTGCGGAGAAATCAGAACTTCATGTGGAAAATATCTATGAAGAAAGCAGTCTTGCTGGGGAGCGCTTTTTTTATGTAATAAAGAAATAG
- the atpH gene encoding ATP synthase F1 subunit delta: MIEAQVGKRYAVAIYEISESNEKVKELYEELNFVMELYKEDKEFKNLVDHPLIKVEEKKEFMGKIFSKFEEFSLNILFYLVEKKRLSYIKSIVAEYLKIYYTKNHIVDIDATFAIEPSEEQKSRLVQKLEKKTGKKVNLIVNIDKSIIAGGIIKIGDEIIDGSVRRQLDTVANN; the protein is encoded by the coding sequence ATGATAGAAGCGCAAGTAGGAAAAAGATATGCTGTAGCCATTTATGAAATATCAGAATCTAATGAAAAAGTTAAAGAACTTTATGAGGAATTAAATTTTGTAATGGAGCTTTATAAAGAGGATAAGGAGTTTAAAAACCTTGTAGACCACCCTCTTATAAAAGTGGAAGAAAAAAAAGAATTTATGGGTAAAATCTTTTCAAAGTTTGAGGAGTTTTCTCTGAATATTCTTTTCTACCTGGTAGAAAAGAAAAGACTGTCTTACATCAAATCCATTGTTGCAGAGTATCTGAAGATCTATTATACAAAAAACCATATAGTAGATATAGACGCTACTTTTGCCATTGAACCTAGTGAAGAACAGAAGAGCAGACTTGTCCAAAAGCTAGAAAAGAAAACCGGGAAAAAAGTTAACTTAATAGTCAACATAGATAAATCCATTATTGCCGGTGGAATTATAAAAATCGGTGATGAAATAATTGACGGAAGCGTTAGAAGACAGCTTGATACAGTTGCTAACAACTAG
- the atpG gene encoding ATP synthase F1 subunit gamma has protein sequence MAGGKELKGRIKSVQSTHQITKAMEIVSSTKFKRFSALVNQSKAYSESMDNVLKNIAAGIKSERHPLFDGKKDVKKIGVIVMTSDRGLCGGFNNATLKKMEILIAENPDKEVSIIGVGKKARDYCNKRNYDLKAEYIQLIPETMFEKAKEISENIVEYFYEDIFDEVYMIYNEFISAMQTELVVKKVLPIERVEVQENTTYIFEPSVEAILSSLLPKYLNIRIYQAILENTASEHSARKNAMKNATDNAEEMIADLNLQYNRERQATVTQEISEIVGGAAAL, from the coding sequence ATGGCTGGAGGAAAAGAATTAAAAGGTAGAATTAAAAGTGTTCAGTCTACTCACCAGATCACAAAGGCTATGGAGATAGTTTCTTCAACAAAGTTTAAAAGATTCTCTGCACTGGTAAATCAGTCAAAAGCATACTCTGAAAGTATGGATAATGTGCTAAAGAACATTGCTGCAGGGATAAAATCTGAAAGGCATCCACTTTTTGATGGAAAAAAGGATGTAAAAAAAATAGGGGTTATCGTGATGACTTCTGACAGAGGACTTTGTGGAGGCTTCAACAATGCCACCTTAAAAAAGATGGAAATTCTTATTGCCGAAAATCCAGACAAGGAAGTTTCAATCATTGGAGTCGGAAAAAAAGCCAGAGATTACTGTAATAAAAGAAATTACGATCTTAAGGCTGAGTATATCCAGCTGATTCCTGAAACTATGTTTGAAAAGGCTAAAGAGATAAGTGAAAATATTGTAGAATATTTTTATGAAGATATCTTTGATGAGGTATATATGATCTACAATGAATTCATATCTGCAATGCAGACTGAGCTAGTTGTAAAAAAAGTGTTACCTATCGAGAGAGTAGAGGTTCAAGAGAATACTACGTATATTTTTGAGCCATCGGTAGAGGCGATATTATCAAGCCTACTTCCAAAATATCTGAATATAAGAATATATCAGGCTATTTTGGAAAACACGGCAAGTGAGCATTCGGCTAGAAAGAATGCTATGAAAAATGCAACTGACAATGCTGAGGAAATGATAGCTGATCTGAACCTTCAATATAACAGGGAAAGACAGGCTACAGTTACTCAGGAGATATCTGAAATTGTCGGTGGAGCAGCTGCTCTCTAA
- the atpA gene encoding F0F1 ATP synthase subunit alpha produces MKIRPEEISSIIKTEIENYKKSLDIKTSGSVVEVGDGIARIYGLSNAKAGELLDFPNGIKGLVLNLEENNVGAVLLGDPTGVKEGDEVRATGEVAAVPAGEGLLGRVVNALGEPIDGKGDIKIEKMMLLERKAHGIIARKPVHEPLQTGIKSIDGMVPIGRGQRELIIGDRQTGKTAVALDAIINQKGTGVKCIYVAIGQRRSTVAQIVKKLENAGAMEYTTIVAATASEPAPLQYMAPYCGVSMGEYFMDKGEHVLIIYDDLSKHAVAYREMSLLLKRPPGREAYPGDVFYLHSRLLERAAKLSDDLGAGSITALPIIETQAGDVSAFIPTNVISITDGQIFLDSELFNSGFRPAINAGISVSRVGGSAQIKAMKQVAAKVKLELAQYSELLTFAQFGSDLDKATKAQLERGHRIMEVLKQDQYKPYRVEEQVVSFFMVLNGYVDDTPIEEIRRFEEELITNLKDNTEILKEILEKKALSDEIEAKLRKAIEDFKKNFS; encoded by the coding sequence TTGAAGATCAGACCGGAAGAGATCAGCAGCATAATAAAGACTGAGATCGAAAATTATAAAAAATCTTTAGACATAAAAACTTCGGGTTCAGTCGTAGAAGTAGGAGACGGAATCGCAAGAATATACGGTCTTAGTAATGCAAAAGCCGGAGAACTTTTAGATTTTCCTAATGGAATAAAAGGATTGGTACTAAATCTTGAGGAAAACAATGTAGGTGCCGTATTACTAGGTGACCCTACAGGAGTAAAAGAGGGAGACGAGGTAAGAGCCACTGGAGAAGTAGCAGCGGTACCAGCCGGAGAGGGTCTCTTAGGAAGAGTAGTCAACGCTCTAGGAGAGCCTATTGACGGTAAAGGTGACATAAAGATAGAAAAAATGATGCTGCTAGAAAGAAAGGCTCATGGAATAATCGCCAGAAAGCCGGTACATGAACCACTTCAAACAGGTATCAAGTCAATAGACGGAATGGTACCAATCGGAAGAGGTCAAAGAGAACTTATTATCGGGGATAGACAGACTGGTAAAACAGCTGTAGCACTTGATGCAATCATAAACCAAAAAGGTACAGGGGTAAAATGTATCTATGTAGCCATAGGTCAGAGAAGATCAACTGTAGCTCAGATAGTTAAAAAACTTGAAAATGCCGGAGCAATGGAGTATACAACAATAGTTGCAGCAACGGCTTCAGAACCAGCACCTCTTCAATACATGGCACCATACTGTGGTGTATCTATGGGAGAGTATTTCATGGATAAGGGAGAACACGTATTAATAATATATGATGACCTTTCTAAACATGCGGTTGCATACAGAGAAATGTCACTTCTACTGAAGAGACCTCCAGGACGAGAAGCTTATCCAGGAGACGTATTCTATCTTCACTCAAGACTGCTTGAGAGAGCGGCAAAACTATCTGATGATCTAGGTGCAGGTTCGATAACAGCACTTCCTATAATTGAGACACAGGCGGGAGACGTATCTGCGTTCATTCCTACCAATGTAATTTCAATAACAGACGGACAGATCTTCCTGGATTCTGAACTGTTTAACTCCGGATTCAGACCGGCAATAAATGCAGGTATATCGGTATCTAGAGTTGGAGGATCAGCACAGATAAAGGCTATGAAACAGGTTGCTGCGAAAGTAAAACTAGAACTAGCACAGTATAGCGAACTTTTAACATTTGCACAATTTGGATCAGACCTAGATAAAGCTACAAAAGCTCAACTTGAAAGAGGACACAGAATTATGGAGGTCCTAAAGCAGGATCAATATAAACCTTATAGAGTAGAAGAGCAAGTGGTTTCATTCTTTATGGTTTTAAATGGCTATGTTGATGACACTCCTATAGAAGAAATAAGAAGATTCGAGGAAGAATTGATAACGAATCTAAAAGACAACACAGAGATACTAAAAGAAATACTAGAGAAAAAAGCTCTTAGTGATGAGATAGAAGCTAAATTAAGAAAAGCCATTGAGGATTTTAAAAAAAACTTTAGTTAA
- the glmM gene encoding phosphoglucosamine mutase codes for MRKYFGTDGIRGEANKELTVDIALRLGYAIGYYLRKKNPNKKLKVIMGTDTRVSGYMLRSALFAGMTSMGVDIDFVGVIPTPGVSYLTRRLSADAGIMISASHNPAKDNGIKIFASNGYKLPDEVELELEDLMDRFEEISKECMSGDKVGKFKYADNEYYLYRDYLISTVKGDFSGIKIILDTANGAAYRIARQVFLALGAEIVVINDAPNGTNINVKCGSTHPEILAKVVTGYEADLGLAYDGDADRLMAVDKNGNVIDGDKIIAILAKELKSRGELNDNRIVTTVMSNMGFENYLDKNGIGLIRANVGDRYVLEKMKVNGLNIGGEQSGHIILLDYNTTGDGVLTSLKLVEALRDSEKSLDEHVVDIHDWPQLLINIRVSNDKKNLWNQNKKIMDIIQKKEGEMSGMGRVLVRTSGTEPIVRVMVEGKKQEMVDSVALEISEVVKQQLS; via the coding sequence TTGAGGAAATATTTTGGAACTGACGGGATAAGAGGCGAAGCCAATAAAGAACTTACAGTTGATATAGCATTGAGGCTGGGGTACGCCATAGGGTATTATCTGAGAAAAAAAAATCCCAATAAAAAGCTAAAGGTGATAATGGGCACGGACACAAGAGTCTCAGGATATATGCTGAGGTCTGCTCTTTTTGCAGGGATGACTTCTATGGGTGTAGATATAGATTTTGTAGGAGTAATACCCACTCCAGGGGTATCTTATCTAACCAGAAGACTTTCTGCAGATGCAGGTATAATGATATCAGCATCACACAATCCAGCAAAAGACAACGGAATAAAGATCTTTGCTTCTAATGGATACAAACTTCCTGACGAGGTAGAACTTGAATTAGAAGACCTTATGGACAGGTTTGAAGAGATAAGCAAAGAGTGCATGTCTGGAGACAAGGTAGGTAAATTTAAATATGCAGACAATGAGTACTATCTCTACAGAGACTACTTGATTTCAACAGTAAAGGGAGATTTTTCGGGGATAAAAATAATCCTAGATACAGCCAACGGAGCTGCCTACAGAATAGCAAGACAAGTATTTCTGGCCCTAGGTGCTGAGATAGTTGTAATAAACGATGCTCCAAACGGAACAAATATAAATGTAAAATGTGGTTCTACACATCCTGAGATACTTGCTAAAGTCGTAACAGGTTATGAGGCTGATCTTGGTCTTGCTTATGACGGTGATGCAGACAGACTGATGGCAGTGGACAAGAACGGAAATGTAATAGACGGTGACAAGATAATAGCAATCCTTGCCAAAGAACTGAAAAGCAGAGGAGAGCTAAATGATAACAGAATTGTAACAACTGTTATGAGTAACATGGGATTTGAAAACTATCTTGATAAAAACGGGATAGGCCTCATAAGGGCAAATGTAGGGGACAGATATGTCTTGGAAAAAATGAAAGTAAATGGATTGAATATAGGGGGAGAACAGTCAGGTCATATAATTTTATTAGATTATAATACAACTGGAGATGGTGTGCTGACCTCACTTAAACTGGTAGAGGCTCTGAGAGATAGTGAAAAAAGCCTAGATGAGCATGTGGTTGATATCCATGACTGGCCACAGCTATTGATAAACATAAGAGTTTCAAATGATAAAAAGAACCTCTGGAATCAAAATAAAAAGATTATGGATATAATACAAAAAAAAGAGGGAGAGATGTCTGGAATGGGACGTGTACTGGTACGAACCTCCGGAACTGAGCCTATAGTAAGAGTAATGGTGGAAGGTAAAAAACAGGAGATGGTGGACTCTGTAGCTCTGGAAATTTCTGAGGTAGTGAAGCAGCAACTTTCTTAA